One stretch of Bombina bombina isolate aBomBom1 chromosome 7, aBomBom1.pri, whole genome shotgun sequence DNA includes these proteins:
- the LOC128636018 gene encoding syncollin-like, which produces MRSLSLFFPFLLVSLSWGLCPQPADLKDTYGNKICARLFEDSSVYYDECCGGSYLDVVPGADVPYIPLGWNNRISSLVIAPRCELTVWSRKPKEGSTKKFTSGVQARLSEVKKGLFGDWNDSISSYYCKCNA; this is translated from the coding sequence ATGAGATCACTGAGTCTCTTCTTCCCGTTCCTCCTGGTCTCGCTTTCCTGGGGGCTTTGCCCCCAACCTGCTGACCTCAAAGACACATATGGCAACAAGATTTGTGCCCGCCTGTTTGAGGATAGCAGTGTCTACTATGATGAGTGCTGCGGAGGATCCTACTTGGACGTTGTCCCTGGTGCTGATGTTCCCTACATTCCCCTTGGGTGGAATAACCGTATCTCCTCACTGGTGATTGCCCCTCGATGTGAGTTGACAGTCTGGTCCAGGAAACCAAAAGAAGGATCCACCAAAAAATTTACCAGTGGAGTCCAGGCACGCCTATCAGAGGTCAAGAAAGGTCTCTTTGGCGATTGGAATGACTCTATCTCATCCTATTACTGCAAGTGTAATGCTTAG